From a single Bacillus sp. NEB1478 genomic region:
- the ald gene encoding alanine dehydrogenase, with translation MKIGVPTEIKNNENRVAMTPAGVLNLVASGHEVFIQKGAGEGSGFIDEEYENAGGVIVETPAQAWSMDMVMKVKEPLPEEYCFFHEGLILFTYLHLAPEPELTKALTENKVIGIAYETVQLPNNSLPLLTPMSEVAGRMAAQIGAQFLEKPKGGMGILLSGIPGVRRGKVTIIGGGVVGTNAAKIAMGLGADVTIIDLNPERLRQLDDIYGNEINTLISNPLNIANAVAESALVIGAVLIPGARAPKLVTEEMIKEMQPGSVIVDVAIDQGGIFETVDKITTHDNPTYEKHGVLHYAVANMPGAVPRTSTIGLTNVTVPYALQIANKGYVRACLDNEALLKGINTLDGFVTYKAVAEAHQLDYKEAGSILTQIQ, from the coding sequence ATGAAAATAGGCGTTCCGACAGAAATTAAAAATAATGAAAACCGTGTTGCGATGACTCCTGCAGGTGTATTAAACCTTGTCGCATCTGGTCATGAAGTATTTATCCAAAAAGGTGCAGGTGAAGGATCTGGATTTATAGATGAAGAATACGAAAATGCAGGTGGTGTAATAGTAGAAACGCCTGCACAGGCATGGTCAATGGATATGGTAATGAAAGTTAAAGAGCCGCTGCCAGAGGAATATTGTTTTTTTCATGAAGGATTAATTCTGTTTACGTATTTACATTTGGCACCCGAACCTGAACTTACAAAAGCTTTGACAGAAAATAAAGTAATCGGTATTGCATATGAAACCGTACAATTGCCGAATAATTCTTTACCGCTGTTAACTCCGATGAGTGAGGTAGCTGGAAGAATGGCCGCTCAAATTGGAGCTCAGTTTCTGGAAAAACCAAAAGGCGGAATGGGTATTCTATTAAGCGGTATTCCAGGAGTGAGAAGAGGGAAGGTAACAATTATTGGCGGAGGTGTAGTTGGTACAAATGCAGCCAAAATTGCGATGGGTCTCGGAGCTGATGTCACGATAATTGACTTGAACCCTGAGCGTCTCCGTCAACTGGATGATATTTATGGAAATGAGATAAACACTTTGATTTCAAATCCGTTAAACATTGCTAATGCAGTAGCAGAATCTGCATTAGTTATTGGAGCGGTGCTTATCCCGGGTGCAAGAGCACCAAAGCTTGTTACCGAAGAAATGATTAAAGAAATGCAGCCTGGTTCGGTAATCGTAGATGTAGCGATCGACCAAGGCGGAATTTTCGAAACCGTTGATAAAATCACGACACACGACAATCCAACGTATGAAAAGCATGGTGTTCTTCATTATGCAGTAGCGAATATGCCAGGAGCAGTTCCTCGAACATCCACGATAGGGCTGACAAATGTAACGGTTCCTTATGCACTCCAGATTGCAAATAAAGGTTATGTAAGAGCTTGTCTGGATAATGAGGCTTTATTAAAAGGGATAAATACATTAGATGGATTTGTAACGTATAAAGCAGTAGCTGAAGCACATCAGCTTGACTATAAGGAAGCGGGTTCCATCTTGACTCAAATCCAATAA
- a CDS encoding metal-dependent hydrolase: protein MKITYHGHSVLEIQNGEYSIWIDPFINGNGQCKISADNVRADVILLTHGHNDHVGDTVEIAKKNNSLIVAPFELANYIGTKGVEVHPMHIGGSREFSWGKVKFTQAFHGSSFEEEDGTNVYTGMPAGILFTADDKTIYHAGDTALFSDMKLIGEFGKPDVAFLPIGDNFTMGPEDALIAAKWIGAPITVPIHFNTFPVIEQDPEESFVSKLGNKGKLLQSGETLSI from the coding sequence GTGAAAATTACTTATCACGGACATTCAGTACTTGAAATTCAAAACGGGGAATATTCAATATGGATTGACCCTTTTATTAATGGAAATGGCCAATGTAAAATCAGCGCCGATAATGTAAGGGCAGATGTAATCCTTCTAACACATGGGCATAACGACCATGTGGGAGATACAGTAGAAATTGCTAAAAAGAACAATAGCTTAATCGTAGCACCATTTGAACTTGCCAATTATATAGGGACAAAAGGTGTAGAAGTTCACCCAATGCACATTGGAGGTAGCCGAGAATTTTCATGGGGGAAAGTGAAATTCACACAAGCATTTCATGGATCAAGTTTTGAAGAAGAAGATGGAACAAATGTTTATACGGGAATGCCAGCAGGAATTTTATTTACCGCTGATGATAAAACAATTTACCATGCAGGGGATACTGCATTGTTTTCAGACATGAAATTAATTGGAGAATTTGGAAAACCTGACGTTGCCTTTTTACCTATTGGGGACAATTTTACGATGGGACCAGAAGATGCACTGATCGCCGCAAAGTGGATTGGAGCACCAATTACTGTCCCAATTCATTTCAATACATTTCCAGTCATTGAACAAGATCCTGAAGAATCTTTTGTATCAAAACTAGGGAATAAAGGAAAATTGCTTCAAAGTGGTGAAACCTTAAGTATATAA
- a CDS encoding DRTGG domain-containing protein has product MLLTKHEQILQHILGLDVGSKISVRQVAKDLNVSEGTAYRAIKEAENQGIVSTIERVGTIRIERQAKSNIEKLTFAEVVNIVEGQVLGGRAGLHKTLHKFVIGAMKLEAMMRYVDAGSLLIVGNRVNAHELGLKAGSAILITGGFDTEEEVKRLADELQLPVISTSYDTFTVATMINKAIHDRLIKKEIVLASDILIPIEDTHYLFQTDEVKRWHVLNQETNHSRYPVVDQTNRVTGIVTSKDIIGIEETTQVEKVMTRSPLTVTEKTSVAACAHMMIWEGIELLPVTGASHKLIGILTRQDVLKAMQMMQKQPQVGATIDDLISTELKEHKYDSQILFSCLITPQMTNHLGTVSYGVLMTLVTEVARKTLRRIKKGDLVVENVTFYYIKPVQIESEIEFIPRVLEVSRKFGKVEVEIFHEGKIVGKAMMMAQLIDHRS; this is encoded by the coding sequence ATATTGCTAACAAAGCATGAACAAATTTTGCAGCATATTTTAGGACTTGATGTAGGGTCGAAAATTTCAGTCCGACAAGTCGCGAAAGATTTAAATGTTAGTGAAGGAACCGCTTATCGAGCGATAAAAGAAGCGGAAAATCAAGGAATTGTAAGTACGATTGAACGAGTAGGTACGATTCGCATTGAAAGACAAGCCAAGAGCAATATTGAAAAACTCACTTTTGCCGAAGTCGTCAATATTGTTGAAGGACAAGTGCTGGGAGGACGAGCTGGACTCCACAAAACATTGCATAAATTTGTAATTGGTGCGATGAAACTAGAGGCGATGATGCGTTATGTGGATGCAGGGAGTTTATTGATCGTTGGTAACAGAGTAAATGCACATGAACTAGGATTAAAAGCGGGAAGTGCAATCTTAATAACAGGTGGTTTCGATACTGAAGAAGAAGTAAAAAGATTGGCTGATGAATTACAGCTTCCTGTAATTTCTACTAGTTACGATACGTTTACCGTTGCAACTATGATCAATAAAGCCATACATGATCGGTTAATTAAAAAAGAGATTGTTCTTGCTTCTGATATATTGATTCCAATTGAAGATACACACTATTTATTTCAGACGGATGAAGTGAAAAGATGGCATGTATTAAATCAGGAGACAAATCATAGCCGTTATCCAGTTGTAGATCAAACGAATCGAGTAACGGGTATCGTTACCTCAAAGGATATCATAGGGATCGAAGAAACCACCCAAGTAGAAAAAGTAATGACTCGTTCACCTTTAACCGTAACGGAAAAAACGTCAGTGGCCGCTTGTGCCCATATGATGATTTGGGAAGGCATCGAGCTGCTGCCGGTTACAGGAGCTTCACATAAATTAATCGGAATTTTAACAAGACAAGATGTGTTGAAAGCGATGCAGATGATGCAAAAGCAGCCGCAAGTTGGTGCAACAATTGATGATTTGATCTCTACTGAGCTGAAGGAGCATAAGTACGATAGCCAAATTTTATTTTCATGCCTGATTACACCTCAAATGACAAATCATCTTGGAACGGTTTCATATGGAGTATTGATGACTCTAGTAACAGAAGTTGCAAGGAAGACTTTGCGCAGAATTAAAAAAGGGGATCTTGTAGTTGAAAACGTAACCTTTTATTATATTAAACCGGTTCAGATCGAGAGTGAGATTGAATTTATTCCAAGAGTATTAGAAGTGAGCAGGAAATTTGGAAAGGTTGAAGTAGAAATTTTTCATGAAGGGAAAATTGTTGGAAAGGCAATGATGATGGCTCAGCTGATCGATCATCGATCATAA
- a CDS encoding YtpI family protein: MGESLMPIFIILIILSFALYVFYKVREVRSKELFYKRWTGSKAKMALGTFVASFGLNELTSVEGKLQLWIAIVFLVYGAVQLFFGWKMYKHYLTLAKNESQKQKMNG; encoded by the coding sequence ATGGGGGAATCATTAATGCCGATTTTTATTATTCTTATTATACTTTCTTTTGCTCTTTATGTGTTTTATAAGGTTCGTGAAGTTCGATCAAAAGAACTTTTTTATAAACGCTGGACAGGTTCAAAAGCAAAGATGGCTTTAGGAACTTTTGTAGCTTCATTCGGACTCAATGAACTAACGTCTGTCGAAGGAAAATTACAGCTTTGGATCGCTATTGTGTTCTTAGTTTATGGAGCGGTTCAATTATTTTTCGGCTGGAAAATGTACAAGCATTATTTAACACTTGCAAAAAATGAATCACAAAAACAAAAAATGAATGGATAA
- a CDS encoding bifunctional oligoribonuclease/PAP phosphatase NrnA, giving the protein MKEEILSKIQQYDRIIIHRHVRPDPDALGSQGGLANILKASFPKKEIYAVGEEDPGLIFLNRMDVIEDQLYKGALVIICDTANSPRISDSRYSLGDMTIKIDHHPNEDPYGDLIWVDTSASSVSEMIMEFYLFGKARGLQLNDQAARLLYAGIIGDTGRFLYPSTSEKTHRYAAKLLETGFTPSEIHENLYKTPEKLVRLNGYVLQHFSILDGRVGYIHLNRQTLDDFDVNASEASLLVNSFSQVEGLLAWVFFVDEPDQIRVRLRSKGPFVNKIAAQFNGGGHPRASGATVYTKEETLAVLNALREACAVFSAK; this is encoded by the coding sequence ATGAAAGAAGAAATTTTGAGTAAAATTCAACAATATGATCGTATTATTATTCATCGGCATGTTAGACCGGATCCGGATGCTCTTGGTTCACAGGGTGGTTTAGCGAATATTTTAAAAGCTAGTTTTCCAAAAAAGGAAATCTATGCGGTAGGGGAAGAGGATCCAGGTCTTATTTTTTTAAACAGGATGGACGTAATTGAAGACCAACTATATAAAGGTGCATTAGTTATTATTTGTGACACAGCTAACTCACCTCGAATCAGTGATTCCCGCTATTCATTAGGCGATATGACAATAAAGATCGATCATCATCCCAATGAAGATCCGTATGGTGACTTAATTTGGGTTGATACATCTGCAAGCTCTGTAAGCGAAATGATCATGGAATTTTACCTTTTTGGTAAAGCGAGAGGATTACAATTAAATGATCAGGCAGCAAGACTTTTGTATGCAGGAATAATAGGAGATACAGGACGATTTCTCTATCCGTCTACTAGTGAGAAAACACATAGATATGCAGCTAAGCTTTTAGAAACGGGCTTTACTCCTTCTGAAATACATGAAAATTTATATAAAACACCTGAAAAACTCGTCAGATTAAATGGTTATGTACTGCAGCACTTTTCTATTTTAGACGGGCGTGTAGGATACATTCATCTCAACAGACAAACGTTGGATGATTTTGATGTCAACGCCAGTGAAGCTTCTTTACTCGTAAATTCCTTTTCACAGGTAGAAGGATTGTTAGCCTGGGTCTTCTTCGTGGATGAGCCTGATCAAATCCGAGTACGGCTGCGTTCTAAAGGACCGTTTGTAAATAAAATTGCTGCTCAGTTTAATGGAGGAGGGCATCCAAGGGCTTCGGGTGCCACCGTATATACGAAAGAAGAAACGCTTGCTGTATTAAATGCTTTGAGAGAAGCATGTGCAGTATTTAGTGCAAAATAA
- the ytrI gene encoding sporulation membrane protein YtrI, whose amino-acid sequence MRIPPLYLRKGYQRFFAGIAIGCIIGWAFFLLQFGLAHERLINIIKNQKIIIEDYKKKNEILTSDDKRANEELAKKFKLHEINVQFSDPSQKLSSLIKVQLVKLIEDDLEHLIGEDTEIIARSHALLVQAIESKDYTLDEQKYTVKIDHLYLYTGILRMYVTVRSLE is encoded by the coding sequence ATGAGAATCCCACCGCTATATTTGAGAAAAGGTTACCAGCGCTTTTTCGCAGGTATTGCGATCGGCTGCATCATTGGCTGGGCTTTTTTCTTATTGCAATTTGGCCTTGCTCACGAGCGTTTAATAAATATTATAAAAAATCAAAAAATCATTATAGAAGATTATAAGAAAAAAAATGAGATTCTTACTTCCGATGATAAGAGAGCAAACGAAGAACTAGCGAAAAAATTTAAGTTGCACGAAATCAATGTACAATTTTCTGATCCTTCTCAAAAATTATCCAGCTTAATTAAAGTTCAGCTTGTTAAATTAATTGAAGATGATTTGGAACATTTGATAGGAGAAGATACAGAAATAATTGCAAGAAGCCATGCTTTACTAGTACAAGCTATTGAAAGCAAAGATTACACGCTTGACGAACAAAAATATACAGTGAAAATCGATCATCTCTATTTATATACCGGAATATTAAGAATGTATGTAACTGTACGTTCTTTGGAATAG
- a CDS encoding YtrH family sporulation protein, producing the protein MVRDFFGNIILDFAIAFGVILGGALIGGLAAFLVGKAPILEMMDLAKKLKIWAIVAAIGGTFDTINNFERSFVNGATIEIFKQLTYIFVAMAGANTAMLLIHWLTQENLN; encoded by the coding sequence ATGGTACGCGATTTCTTTGGAAACATTATTTTAGATTTTGCCATTGCGTTTGGAGTTATTTTAGGCGGTGCACTTATCGGTGGGCTCGCTGCATTTTTAGTAGGTAAAGCTCCCATTCTCGAAATGATGGATCTTGCCAAAAAACTAAAGATATGGGCTATTGTTGCTGCAATTGGCGGTACGTTTGATACAATCAATAACTTTGAAAGAAGTTTCGTAAATGGTGCTACGATTGAAATATTTAAACAACTAACTTACATCTTCGTAGCGATGGCTGGTGCAAATACCGCTATGCTATTAATTCATTGGCTTACTCAGGAGAATTTAAACTAA
- the dnaE gene encoding DNA polymerase III subunit alpha — MGFVPLHVHSEYSLLESSCRIDDLVKKAAESGCSAMAISDKGNMYGALKFYTSCLKAGIKPILGLEAMIVDESLQKDQTGTSPKNILLYAMNKEGYQNLLKLSTIIQTKQDGVYRPISHTVLSKHSSGLIALSSGQEGEIQQLLANEKASGSRLEKVLSYYKETFHNQFYLGIEDHGTGFEKTLNLQLQSLAREHHIPLLCAHETYYMEKEDAQAHDILLCIKHGEKVNNPDRYKLATDDFYFKSEKEMQNLFSHCKETLRETVKFADRCNLELKLGEIALPKYPVPGKKDSYEYLKDLCQKGIEKRYKSITPQIEKRLEYELNIIKGMKFEDYFLIVWDFMKFAHEQNMITGPGRGSAAGSLVAYVLNITNVDPIHHELIFERFLNPERITMPDIDIDFPDNRRDEVLRYVASKYGTDYVAQIITFGTLAAKAAIRDAGRVMDYPPSLIDQTSKNIPSRPGISLEKALQESHGLQQAYSSDESVRKLINIASELEGLPRHASTHAAGVVLSGTPLVETVPLQTGHDEIPLTQYSMEWLESAGLLKMDFLGLRNLSLIENILLSIEEREGFKINLSEIPFTDQKTFQLLSEGDTTGVFQLESDGMRKVLQQLKPTEFEDIVAVNALYRPGPMQNIPDYIAGKHGEKTVTYLHPDLEQILKSTYGVIVYQEQIMQIATKAARFTLGEADLLRRAVGKKKREILVKEREHFVAGCLKQGYDEKSADALYDLIVRFADYGFPRSHAVAYSVIAYQLAYLKANFPTHFMAALLSSVIGNHDKVSQYIKESKQKGIPVFSPSIKESQSFFIPEGNGIRFGLLAIKNVGINAIRFISDENKKESFLDLFDICARCPQKIVNKRTIESLIFAGAMDDLGEDRAVLLASLETAIEYGEEVQEISRKNQMYLFDDDINLPKPSYVTVQPFQDSEKLKFEKEALGFFFSSHPLERFRSVLKTWTAASIGDINVKKSLIRLGVLIDKVRVIKTKKGELMAFLSISDESGEVEAVIFPKNYEEYHGLLQKGEQLFLEGSVEERNNALQVLISKCKPLRELKTKSQPAVFIKIDKEHNSPDYLNAIKQILEQSKGNVPVVLIYEETREKVQVSQRIHAAEDLIVELQSVIGEGNVVFRRN, encoded by the coding sequence ATGGGATTTGTTCCTTTACATGTACATAGTGAATATTCTCTTCTCGAAAGCTCTTGTCGTATAGATGATCTCGTTAAAAAAGCGGCAGAATCGGGTTGTTCAGCAATGGCTATATCTGATAAGGGGAATATGTATGGAGCATTAAAGTTTTACACATCTTGTTTGAAAGCCGGAATAAAACCTATTTTAGGTTTAGAGGCTATGATCGTTGACGAAAGCTTACAAAAAGATCAGACAGGGACATCTCCAAAAAACATTCTTTTGTACGCAATGAATAAAGAAGGCTATCAAAATTTACTTAAGCTTTCTACGATAATTCAAACGAAACAGGATGGAGTTTATAGGCCTATTTCTCATACAGTCCTTTCAAAGCATTCAAGTGGATTAATCGCGCTTTCATCAGGTCAAGAAGGTGAAATTCAGCAGCTTCTTGCTAATGAAAAAGCATCAGGAAGCCGGTTAGAAAAGGTGCTTTCTTATTATAAGGAGACTTTTCACAATCAGTTTTATTTAGGCATTGAAGACCATGGTACTGGATTTGAAAAAACATTAAATCTCCAATTACAGTCTTTGGCGAGAGAACATCACATTCCTCTTCTTTGTGCCCATGAAACGTATTATATGGAAAAGGAAGATGCTCAAGCACATGATATCCTTTTATGCATTAAACATGGGGAAAAAGTAAACAATCCAGATCGTTACAAATTAGCAACGGATGATTTTTATTTTAAATCCGAAAAAGAAATGCAAAATTTATTTTCCCATTGTAAAGAGACATTACGTGAAACGGTCAAATTTGCGGATCGCTGTAATTTAGAATTGAAACTTGGCGAGATTGCACTTCCTAAATATCCTGTCCCGGGTAAGAAAGATAGTTACGAATATTTAAAAGATCTTTGCCAAAAAGGGATTGAAAAAAGATATAAATCAATCACACCACAAATCGAAAAAAGGCTTGAATACGAGTTAAATATTATTAAAGGCATGAAATTTGAGGATTATTTTTTAATTGTTTGGGATTTTATGAAGTTTGCTCATGAACAAAATATGATTACTGGACCTGGTCGAGGATCAGCAGCAGGTTCTTTAGTTGCTTATGTGCTGAATATAACTAATGTTGATCCGATACATCATGAACTGATATTTGAACGGTTTTTAAATCCTGAGAGAATAACGATGCCCGATATTGATATTGACTTTCCTGATAATCGGCGTGATGAGGTATTAAGGTATGTTGCATCAAAATATGGGACTGACTATGTCGCTCAAATCATTACGTTTGGTACACTAGCAGCAAAGGCAGCAATCCGAGATGCCGGCAGAGTTATGGACTATCCACCTTCATTAATTGATCAAACATCTAAAAACATTCCTTCCCGTCCGGGGATTAGTTTAGAAAAAGCGCTCCAAGAATCTCATGGGCTGCAGCAAGCTTACTCCTCAGATGAAAGTGTGAGAAAGCTTATTAATATAGCCAGTGAGTTAGAAGGTCTTCCAAGGCACGCATCCACACATGCAGCCGGAGTTGTTCTATCAGGAACACCTCTTGTTGAAACCGTACCGCTGCAAACGGGCCATGATGAGATTCCCTTGACACAATACAGTATGGAATGGTTAGAATCGGCTGGATTATTAAAAATGGATTTTTTAGGTCTGCGAAATTTATCTTTGATTGAAAACATACTTCTTTCTATAGAAGAAAGAGAAGGTTTTAAAATTAATTTGAGTGAAATTCCATTCACAGATCAGAAAACGTTTCAGCTGCTATCTGAAGGAGATACGACTGGCGTTTTCCAGCTGGAATCTGATGGAATGAGAAAAGTTTTGCAACAGTTAAAACCTACAGAATTTGAAGACATCGTTGCTGTAAACGCATTATACAGACCGGGTCCTATGCAGAACATTCCAGACTACATCGCTGGAAAACATGGTGAAAAGACGGTTACTTATCTCCATCCTGATTTAGAGCAAATATTGAAAAGCACATATGGGGTTATCGTTTATCAGGAACAGATTATGCAGATTGCAACAAAGGCAGCTAGATTTACACTTGGTGAAGCAGATTTGTTAAGACGAGCAGTCGGAAAGAAGAAAAGAGAGATCTTAGTTAAAGAGCGTGAACATTTTGTTGCAGGCTGTTTGAAACAAGGGTATGATGAAAAGTCTGCAGATGCCTTATATGATCTGATCGTACGATTTGCTGATTATGGTTTTCCAAGAAGCCACGCTGTTGCCTATAGTGTTATTGCTTATCAGCTAGCGTATTTAAAGGCAAATTTTCCAACGCACTTTATGGCAGCATTACTTTCAAGTGTGATTGGTAATCATGATAAAGTTAGTCAGTATATTAAAGAGTCTAAGCAAAAAGGGATTCCTGTTTTTTCCCCTTCTATAAAAGAGAGTCAATCATTTTTTATTCCTGAAGGCAATGGTATTCGATTTGGTCTGCTCGCGATTAAAAACGTGGGTATTAATGCGATTCGGTTTATAAGTGATGAAAATAAAAAGGAGTCTTTTCTGGACCTTTTTGATATATGTGCCCGCTGTCCGCAAAAAATTGTCAATAAACGGACGATAGAATCACTGATTTTTGCAGGAGCAATGGATGATTTAGGTGAAGACAGAGCGGTCCTATTAGCTTCGTTAGAAACTGCTATTGAATACGGAGAAGAAGTTCAGGAAATATCGCGAAAAAATCAGATGTATCTTTTTGATGATGATATCAATCTTCCTAAGCCGTCTTATGTTACTGTTCAACCTTTTCAAGATAGTGAAAAGCTTAAATTCGAAAAGGAAGCGCTTGGCTTTTTCTTTTCTTCTCATCCACTCGAAAGATTCAGGTCTGTCTTAAAGACCTGGACAGCAGCAAGTATTGGCGATATTAACGTAAAGAAATCTCTCATTCGTCTTGGAGTTCTCATAGACAAAGTACGTGTGATTAAAACAAAAAAAGGAGAACTGATGGCCTTTTTGTCGATTAGTGATGAGAGCGGTGAAGTTGAGGCAGTTATTTTTCCTAAAAACTATGAGGAATATCATGGACTTCTGCAAAAAGGAGAGCAATTGTTCTTAGAAGGAAGTGTGGAAGAACGAAATAATGCGTTACAAGTTTTAATCAGCAAATGTAAACCGCTGCGGGAACTTAAAACTAAGAGCCAGCCTGCTGTCTTTATTAAAATTGATAAAGAACACAATTCCCCAGATTATTTGAATGCGATAAAACAAATACTTGAACAATCAAAAGGAAATGTACCTGTTGTTTTGATCTATGAAGAAACGAGAGAAAAAGTACAAGTCTCTCAACGCATTCATGCTGCTGAAGACTTAATCGTAGAATTGCAATCAGTTATTGGTGAGGGAAATGTCGTTTTTAGAAGAAATTAA
- a CDS encoding malic enzyme-like NAD(P)-binding protein, with protein MLREEALHMHRTHQGKLESKSKVPVRNAKDLSLAYSPGVAEPCKDIYDDKSKVYDYTMKGNTVAVVSDGTAVLGLGNIGPEAALPVMEGKAVLFKSFAGVDAFPICLNTTDVDKIVETVKLLEPTFGGVNLEDIAAPNCFVIEERLKKETNIPIFHDDQHGTAIVTLAGLVNALKLTGREMAKIRVVVNGAGAAGIAIIKLLDRFGVKDIIMCDTKGAIYEGRPFGMNSVKTEVARFTNRTKIEGTLSDVISGTDVFIGVSVEGALTKSMIESMNPDPIIFAMANPNPEIMPDIAREAGAMVIGTGRSDFPNQVNNVLAFPGIFRGALDVRATHINEEMKIAAVHAIANLVNPTELNAEYVIPAPFDPRVAPNVAAAVATAAMETGVARIRVNPDDIAEKTRRLAIIGKDE; from the coding sequence ATGTTACGCGAAGAAGCTCTACACATGCACAGAACACATCAAGGAAAACTGGAGTCGAAATCAAAGGTACCTGTACGTAATGCCAAGGATCTAAGCCTTGCTTATTCACCTGGTGTTGCTGAACCTTGTAAAGATATTTATGATGACAAATCTAAAGTCTATGATTATACGATGAAAGGGAACACGGTAGCTGTTGTCTCGGATGGCACAGCTGTTTTGGGACTCGGAAATATCGGACCTGAAGCTGCCTTGCCTGTAATGGAAGGAAAAGCAGTTCTATTCAAAAGCTTTGCAGGTGTTGACGCATTCCCTATTTGTTTAAATACAACAGATGTGGACAAAATTGTTGAAACGGTTAAACTTCTTGAGCCTACATTTGGCGGAGTTAACCTAGAGGATATTGCAGCACCTAATTGTTTCGTTATTGAGGAACGTCTAAAAAAAGAAACAAATATACCCATTTTCCATGATGATCAGCATGGAACAGCTATTGTAACGCTTGCTGGATTAGTAAATGCTTTAAAACTGACTGGCAGAGAAATGGCGAAAATAAGAGTAGTTGTTAACGGTGCAGGTGCTGCAGGAATTGCAATTATTAAACTGCTGGATCGCTTTGGTGTTAAAGACATTATTATGTGTGACACAAAAGGAGCAATTTACGAAGGACGTCCTTTTGGAATGAACAGCGTAAAAACGGAAGTTGCAAGATTTACGAACCGCACAAAAATTGAAGGTACTCTTTCTGATGTAATCAGCGGAACAGATGTTTTTATTGGTGTTTCTGTTGAAGGTGCACTAACAAAATCAATGATAGAATCTATGAACCCAGATCCAATTATCTTTGCTATGGCAAATCCAAATCCAGAGATTATGCCTGATATAGCACGTGAAGCAGGTGCTATGGTAATTGGTACAGGCCGTTCAGATTTTCCAAACCAAGTAAATAACGTACTAGCTTTCCCAGGAATATTCCGCGGGGCGTTAGACGTTAGAGCAACACATATTAACGAGGAAATGAAAATTGCAGCAGTACATGCTATCGCTAATCTCGTTAATCCGACAGAATTGAATGCAGAATACGTTATACCTGCTCCATTCGATCCTAGAGTAGCACCTAATGTTGCTGCAGCAGTTGCCACAGCCGCTATGGAAACAGGTGTAGCAAGAATTAGAGTAAATCCAGATGATATTGCAGAAAAAACAAGAAGGCTGGCTATTATCGGTAAAGATGAATGA
- a CDS encoding GntR family transcriptional regulator encodes MSVQPTEKVYIEILKKLRSIIVEDELQAGDKLPSERELTDRLSVGRSSVREALRALELLGLIETRRGEGTFIREATGHRLVEVLASFILNDEKARTDLQETRHIVIKDCVELAIIRCTPAEKNKLEELLRQMRQDSTETNNLACKQFEKVIIQSCNNHLLYRLYVELTGYGSSLLRTNSHWPPEMCVEVMELFEQKKAKELTNLLSKQNDAVHRI; translated from the coding sequence ATGTCTGTCCAACCTACCGAAAAAGTATATATTGAAATTTTAAAAAAATTAAGATCTATTATTGTGGAAGATGAACTGCAAGCGGGTGATAAACTCCCTTCTGAACGTGAGCTCACTGACCGGCTTTCGGTAGGGAGATCTTCCGTACGTGAAGCGTTAAGAGCTCTTGAACTGCTTGGTTTAATTGAGACCAGACGGGGTGAAGGCACATTTATTCGTGAAGCTACCGGACATCGACTTGTAGAGGTACTGGCTTCTTTCATCTTAAATGATGAAAAAGCTCGTACCGATTTACAAGAAACACGTCATATTGTAATAAAGGATTGTGTAGAATTGGCAATCATAAGATGTACACCAGCAGAAAAAAATAAGCTGGAAGAATTGCTGCGTCAAATGAGACAAGATTCTACTGAAACAAACAATCTAGCGTGTAAACAATTTGAAAAAGTAATCATTCAATCCTGCAATAATCATCTACTTTATCGTTTATATGTCGAGCTTACAGGTTACGGTTCATCCTTACTTAGAACAAATTCACATTGGCCTCCAGAGATGTGTGTGGAAGTCATGGAGCTTTTTGAGCAAAAAAAAGCGAAGGAACTAACGAATTTGTTGTCAAAACAAAACGATGCAGTTCATCGTATCTAA